From Zavarzinella sp., one genomic window encodes:
- a CDS encoding class I SAM-dependent methyltransferase, giving the protein MISSRRCNDDAIEAILLYGVRPDAACNDGRSGKAIDNNQNLIPKQPTETELTIEGKKVEPPDSVKDGQRLIETPPLELGKTYAYKVSVVIIPNNYTKIFRNREITFKAGENVTLDMTKEDKATDKIEVRWVPTPDDIVDKMCELGKIQKTDVVYDFGCGDAVMLIRPIKTGKADKGVGIDIDPKMVAIAKEKVKEADLEKKIIIKQGDILDVKPQDCADATLVLLYIGDDLGARLGPVLQKSLKPGARIVSHRFTLGDWKPEKTIEVIGVDGDSYTLHLWTIPDPKKKTEPKKSGK; this is encoded by the coding sequence TTGATATCTTCCAGGAGATGCAACGATGATGCGATTGAAGCTATTCTGCTTTATGGTGTGCGGCCTGATGCCGCTTGCAATGACGGTCGCTCAGGAAAAGCGATCGACAACAATCAAAATCTGATTCCCAAACAGCCAACAGAAACAGAATTAACGATTGAAGGAAAAAAAGTGGAGCCACCAGACAGCGTGAAGGATGGACAGCGGCTCATCGAAACTCCCCCACTCGAGCTGGGGAAGACCTACGCATACAAAGTCTCTGTGGTGATCATTCCCAACAACTACACCAAAATCTTTCGCAACCGCGAAATCACATTCAAAGCAGGCGAAAATGTTACTTTGGATATGACCAAAGAAGACAAAGCCACAGACAAAATCGAAGTGCGCTGGGTGCCCACACCAGACGATATTGTGGATAAGATGTGCGAGCTCGGCAAAATCCAGAAAACTGATGTCGTCTACGACTTCGGTTGTGGGGATGCAGTGATGCTGATCCGTCCCATCAAAACGGGCAAAGCAGACAAAGGGGTGGGCATTGACATCGATCCCAAGATGGTAGCGATTGCTAAAGAAAAGGTGAAGGAAGCCGATTTAGAAAAGAAGATCATCATTAAGCAAGGTGATATCCTTGATGTGAAACCACAGGATTGTGCGGATGCAACCTTAGTTCTGCTTTATATTGGTGATGATCTGGGTGCACGCCTGGGACCGGTGCTGCAAAAATCATTAAAGCCAGGTGCACGCATCGTTTCGCACCGCTTTACGCTGGGTGACTGGAAACCAGAAAAGACAATTGAAGTGATAGGTGTCGATGGCGACAGTTACACGTTGCATTTATGGACAATTCCGGATCCAAAAAAGAAAACCGAACCGAAAAAATCGGGAAAGTAA
- a CDS encoding ABC transporter ATP-binding protein: MVTVDHVWKRYGDKVAVRDLSFSIHPGELFAFLGRNGAGKTTTIKMMCGLLFPTEGAITIGGFNVQTHGEQARQLISYVPDQPFLYEKLTGREFLTFIANLYGMKSDFIADRLQTVIRQFELTEFVDDITERYSHGMRQRTVFAAAFIHQPKLLIADEPTVGLDPRSIRLLKDLLKTETARGTTIFLSTHSLDIAQELADRIAIVEKGQLIGCGTLAELRQQVNSDASLEELFLKLTEEVNDPAPELVT; the protein is encoded by the coding sequence ATGGTTACTGTCGACCACGTCTGGAAACGATATGGCGATAAAGTTGCTGTACGTGACTTGTCTTTCTCCATTCACCCAGGCGAATTGTTCGCTTTTCTTGGTCGGAATGGTGCCGGGAAAACAACGACAATCAAAATGATGTGTGGCCTGCTCTTCCCAACTGAAGGTGCGATTACCATTGGGGGGTTCAATGTCCAGACCCATGGTGAACAGGCACGTCAATTGATCAGTTATGTTCCTGATCAACCCTTTCTGTACGAGAAATTGACAGGGCGAGAATTTTTGACCTTCATTGCGAATCTCTATGGAATGAAGAGCGATTTCATCGCCGATCGATTGCAAACGGTGATCAGACAGTTCGAACTGACAGAGTTTGTGGATGATATCACCGAACGCTATTCCCATGGGATGCGGCAACGGACAGTGTTTGCTGCTGCGTTTATTCATCAGCCGAAATTGCTGATTGCCGATGAGCCCACGGTGGGGCTGGATCCCAGAAGTATTCGGTTGCTGAAAGATCTTTTGAAAACAGAAACTGCCCGCGGCACAACAATATTTTTATCTACGCACTCCTTGGATATTGCCCAGGAACTGGCAGATCGCATTGCAATTGTAGAAAAAGGTCAGCTGATCGGCTGTGGTACTCTGGCTGAATTGCGCCAGCAGGTCAATTCGGATGCATCCCTGGAAGAGTTGTTCCTCAAGCTGACCGAAGAAGTCAATGACCCCGCACCGGAGCTGGTAACATGA
- the ald gene encoding alanine dehydrogenase, which produces MIIGVPSEIKSDEYRVGLIPVGVEELRRAGHRVQVQAGAGLGSGILDVQYAQSGAEIIDDPAKLWKQADLIIKVKEPQPEEWQYMHPGQLIFTYFHFAADERLTTAMLEQQITAIAYETIRDTRGTLPLLTPMSEVAGRMSIQEGAKYLERPQQGRGILLAGVPGVAPANVMIIGGGVVGANAAKVAAGLGANVTIFDVNLDRLRYLDDIMPPNVTTLFSDRHNILHYLSTADLVIGAVLIPGARAPMLIRREDLARMQHRAVIIDVAIDQGGCIETSRPTTHANPIYIVDDVVHYCVANMPGAVGRTSTYALTNVTLPYTMQLVKKGLEKACNDNVGLAAGINIRNGKITNEAVAETFHMDYVPWSGA; this is translated from the coding sequence ATGATCATTGGCGTACCATCCGAAATTAAGTCCGATGAATACCGCGTTGGCCTGATTCCAGTGGGTGTGGAAGAATTACGGCGGGCCGGGCATCGGGTGCAGGTCCAGGCAGGTGCAGGGCTGGGAAGCGGAATTCTGGACGTGCAATACGCGCAATCGGGTGCTGAAATAATCGATGACCCCGCCAAACTCTGGAAACAGGCTGATCTGATCATCAAAGTGAAAGAACCGCAGCCGGAAGAGTGGCAATACATGCATCCGGGGCAGCTGATTTTCACTTATTTTCATTTTGCAGCAGATGAGCGGCTCACTACGGCCATGCTGGAACAGCAAATCACTGCAATTGCCTATGAAACCATCCGGGATACCCGTGGTACCCTTCCACTGCTGACGCCAATGTCAGAAGTGGCAGGACGAATGAGCATCCAGGAAGGTGCCAAATACCTGGAACGCCCACAACAGGGCCGTGGAATTCTTCTCGCAGGCGTCCCTGGAGTCGCACCTGCGAATGTTATGATCATTGGTGGGGGCGTCGTGGGGGCCAATGCTGCCAAAGTGGCAGCAGGGCTGGGTGCCAACGTAACCATTTTTGACGTCAACCTTGATCGCTTACGTTACCTCGACGATATTATGCCACCCAACGTGACGACTTTGTTCAGCGATCGGCATAACATCCTGCATTATCTGTCCACCGCTGACCTGGTGATCGGTGCCGTGCTGATCCCTGGTGCCCGTGCACCAATGTTGATTCGCAGGGAAGATCTTGCACGGATGCAGCATCGTGCAGTGATTATCGACGTGGCAATTGATCAGGGTGGGTGTATCGAAACGTCTCGCCCTACCACGCATGCGAATCCAATTTACATTGTGGATGATGTCGTGCACTATTGCGTGGCAAACATGCCCGGTGCTGTGGGCCGCACCAGCACTTATGCACTGACCAACGTTACTTTGCCATACACGATGCAACTGGTTAAAAAAGGGCTGGAGAAAGCCTGCAACGATAACGTGGGACTGGCAGCAGGCATTAACATCCGAAATGGGAAAATCACCAACGAAGCTGTTGCTGAAACCTTCCACATGGATTACGTTCCCTGGTCTGGTGCCTGA
- a CDS encoding histidine phosphatase family protein, with product MISTRIFLVRHAETTRPDLIHGAESDVNISVNGWQHALRLGQYLQGHTPHVIATSAMTRAIRTAIAINQYCNTEIFVQPRFHERKVGRFSQTSVHERPFDMDNTFQDWQQGNLHSCIEGTESFLDMQARVIPAFEDFVHRFQNKTLVMVSHGIVIRMMLHHYQLLPPETVWTTVGRIHNLAVTELMWDRNGPTLVRWNDRQPVHGN from the coding sequence ATGATCTCTACTCGCATATTTCTGGTTCGGCATGCGGAAACAACACGACCAGATTTAATCCACGGTGCCGAGTCTGATGTGAATATTTCGGTGAATGGCTGGCAGCACGCACTGCGTTTGGGGCAGTATTTGCAGGGCCACACCCCCCACGTGATTGCAACTTCGGCGATGACGCGTGCGATTAGAACCGCTATTGCGATTAATCAATATTGCAATACGGAGATATTTGTTCAGCCACGTTTTCATGAACGGAAAGTGGGGCGATTTTCACAAACTTCCGTCCACGAACGCCCTTTTGATATGGACAACACTTTTCAGGATTGGCAGCAAGGCAATCTGCATAGCTGTATCGAAGGCACAGAGTCTTTTCTGGATATGCAGGCGAGAGTGATACCAGCATTTGAGGATTTTGTGCATCGCTTCCAGAATAAAACCCTGGTGATGGTATCCCACGGTATTGTGATTCGAATGATGCTTCACCACTATCAATTACTTCCACCTGAAACGGTGTGGACGACAGTGGGCCGGATTCACAATCTCGCTGTTACCGAACTGATGTGGGATCGCAATGGCCCCACACTGGTGCGTTGGAACGATCGTCAGCCTGTTCACGGAAATTAG
- a CDS encoding helix-turn-helix transcriptional regulator, whose amino-acid sequence MDHLSVSDDVTLARKIARLVEERGWNQEDFARIANLNRHTVRQIMKADGDRNLRNATISQCAHALGLQVNELREVALERLLPRMQGRKYADNTAVINRLLNHSLTDRLKNWIQENPIRASKIRNEEIDQILHMDGPEGIFERFGMEHGMERLERRRRLCEKVTLIYETEYLDFLEQFVGMIFDKIQSGKHS is encoded by the coding sequence ATGGACCACCTGTCAGTATCTGATGATGTTACTCTGGCAAGAAAAATCGCCCGCCTGGTTGAAGAACGTGGGTGGAATCAAGAAGATTTTGCACGAATTGCCAATCTGAATCGGCACACGGTGCGGCAAATTATGAAGGCCGATGGTGATCGCAACTTGCGGAATGCGACCATCAGCCAATGTGCCCATGCTTTGGGCCTGCAGGTAAACGAACTTCGGGAAGTCGCCCTGGAACGACTGCTCCCACGGATGCAGGGGCGAAAATATGCGGACAACACTGCCGTGATTAATCGCCTGCTGAACCACAGCTTAACAGATCGTTTAAAAAATTGGATTCAGGAGAATCCAATCCGAGCTTCCAAAATCCGAAATGAAGAAATTGACCAGATTCTGCACATGGATGGGCCAGAAGGAATTTTCGAAAGATTTGGAATGGAACATGGCATGGAACGCCTGGAACGTCGTCGACGGTTATGCGAAAAAGTAACCTTGATCTACGAGACTGAGTACCTGGATTTCCTGGAACAGTTTGTGGGGATGATCTTCGATAAAATTCAGTCTGGCAAACATTCTTAA
- a CDS encoding AAA family ATPase has translation MKRLLITSQRTGVGKTTAAINLAVASALSGNRVLLVDLDPRLQAGKALGLSESQHNRFPVTLAHNAPFWQDCMPNLSVLASHREENQPEFQTKELQQILTAKELVEFDWILIDAPCPLATYTLQQLLECTDDALIVVRAEAQAFRSVPGFFHTARTAQHYHPGLKIRGILLTLPQGEPTGGTWETELRQIFPTAILPFAIPHDQTLAKSSDKNKPVLLTDPGARISRQYAALAAHLGLMKDDTEAIDLFPAPAEMPPDQPSSISAEDVRGFIGEDLQEMLDSMVGLNYKNNQESRKQPTPSTNEKAANVNNKDSSRSSGALSRGHTGDITSISFSPDGQHFLTTSWDKQAKLWEVASGREVFNLRGHLGVISQGIFSPDGKQIATAGWDKHIKLWETATGKENGTLLGHTGVVTSIAFSPDGQQILSGSWDKQVRLWQLSDSSVKLQMNGHTRMVTSVAISPKMQFFASGSWDRTIRIWSSNGTLVGEPLKGHAGDVTSVVFSPDGELLASSSLDRSVRIWSTSQLRELRVFNGHTSEVTTIAFSPKGDILASAGWDRTIRIWEVATGRCLATIDGHQGVITSISMNPTGNSFATASLDKTVRLWDLHNYRELTQYRIQLLSEPPTSIPTGPVPSPQSGLATAETVKYRADDSSGSAKTTSYTAENNPNLTPPQAVLGDILGPVIRNSNNASPILPSIPTDDQLPVTEPLIPKVPTKETPPATVPVAPKQEAPKPTVPVKPLELQKQLPPMPGQAGLNVPAVNQQSAPLPPAQSPPPLPDINDIATPLGAPPLTPFELEQLAKSQQLSVPDSPAKQNELPPSEKKTQGWDFLPDVLRELFVPKQGKTEKIAPPIVESSEPEVAGPFTVPTVGTAPLPNAPTQPGSTPTIAIPENLVREPVIPVNNPILETPVAEFHYESPPPLPVMDLDPVLSNEPNPINESKAAELPNLPDMAEGSAIDEIMAKPLQTDADKIDPFSAPSDIIRTLTPTKRSSPKIVRGAAFNALAVNADGTLLCGSRGDGSVMIWQFPSGELFQGLRGHSGDVNCAAFSPDGSALASAGSDMIVQLWELASGTQVRALKGHMAQITSMAFSPNRRWLATASWDKTIKIWDWLSGKEEYTLIGHSDGVTSLSFSPDGSALVSGGEDGTARLWDTETCRERFLVRGHYREITSVAFSLEGERFATGGGDGLVKLWDAGDGEQLLNIPAHSRSVTSIAFASEAEMIATGGFDMAVRIWNANNGQSMMELVGHTAQVTGVAFNPDAKRLFSSSWDRSIRIWDPLNGQQLALLTEQGFVPQPGVVLHRTTPPRIPRPTMVAPRPKQLPPMTKRTPLPSQVPLTTMASESTRADDVLPIAEPVDVPNANDSVILRKQSGLILASVGGDTAVRLWDLQTKTAKELRAHLRESTCLHFSPDGRWLLTGADDETLRLWDVQTGELRYSFVGHSSEITAVAFSKDGRTLVSASSDMAVKFWDLPSGKETFTFHNHRAEVLGLAFNSNGQRLATSGRDGTIKVWELPHMNEVCTLRGHDKLVKTICFSPDGKRILSGSWDRTAILWNLETHTIIRRFTDHTAAVAGVGFLAPGLGIATASWDKNVRIWDVETGQLTQVLTGPTDRISSMSISPDGGLVAASSWDGTITIWDILRPGERTVLKSEAGRVQDICFSRLNPAQSGLRKLVSAT, from the coding sequence GTGAAGCGATTACTGATTACAAGTCAGCGAACTGGCGTCGGTAAGACTACGGCAGCAATTAATCTGGCCGTTGCAAGTGCCCTGTCGGGCAATCGGGTATTGCTGGTTGATCTTGATCCGCGTTTACAGGCAGGAAAAGCACTGGGTCTGTCAGAAAGCCAACATAACCGATTCCCCGTAACTCTCGCACACAATGCACCGTTTTGGCAGGACTGCATGCCTAATTTGTCTGTTCTGGCCAGCCACCGGGAAGAAAATCAACCAGAATTTCAGACAAAAGAACTCCAGCAAATCCTTACTGCAAAAGAGTTAGTGGAATTTGACTGGATTTTAATCGATGCCCCCTGCCCACTTGCAACCTACACATTGCAACAACTGTTAGAATGCACAGACGATGCCCTGATTGTGGTGCGTGCGGAAGCACAGGCATTTCGCTCGGTTCCGGGCTTTTTTCATACTGCCCGTACGGCACAGCACTACCACCCCGGGCTGAAAATTCGTGGAATTTTGTTAACTTTGCCTCAGGGAGAGCCCACTGGTGGCACTTGGGAAACGGAATTACGACAGATTTTTCCAACGGCGATTCTCCCCTTCGCCATCCCACACGATCAAACACTTGCAAAATCATCAGACAAAAATAAACCCGTGCTGCTAACTGATCCGGGTGCAAGGATCTCTCGGCAATATGCAGCACTGGCAGCCCACCTGGGGCTGATGAAAGATGACACAGAAGCCATCGACCTGTTCCCAGCACCCGCCGAGATGCCACCAGACCAGCCATCCAGCATTTCTGCAGAGGATGTTCGTGGGTTTATTGGCGAAGATTTGCAGGAAATGCTCGACTCGATGGTTGGTTTGAATTACAAAAATAATCAGGAAAGTCGAAAACAGCCCACACCATCTACAAATGAAAAGGCAGCGAACGTGAACAATAAAGATTCGTCCCGATCTTCCGGAGCACTCTCTCGTGGTCACACGGGTGATATCACATCGATCTCCTTTAGTCCGGATGGTCAGCATTTTCTGACGACCAGCTGGGATAAGCAGGCTAAGTTGTGGGAAGTTGCCAGCGGCAGGGAAGTCTTCAACCTCAGAGGCCACCTTGGTGTCATCAGCCAGGGGATATTTTCACCAGATGGCAAGCAAATTGCTACCGCTGGCTGGGACAAGCACATTAAATTGTGGGAAACAGCCACTGGTAAAGAAAACGGCACATTACTTGGACACACGGGGGTAGTCACTTCTATTGCTTTCAGTCCAGATGGTCAGCAGATCCTGAGTGGCAGCTGGGATAAACAAGTACGTTTATGGCAATTAAGCGACAGTTCTGTGAAACTGCAAATGAATGGTCACACTCGAATGGTGACCTCCGTTGCTATCAGCCCCAAAATGCAATTTTTCGCCTCTGGAAGCTGGGATCGCACTATCCGAATCTGGTCGTCCAATGGCACTTTGGTTGGAGAACCTTTAAAAGGACATGCAGGTGATGTCACTTCGGTAGTTTTCTCTCCTGATGGTGAACTGCTTGCGAGTTCCAGTCTGGATCGTTCTGTGCGGATCTGGTCAACAAGCCAGCTTCGTGAACTGCGTGTATTTAATGGACATACCAGTGAAGTAACAACCATTGCCTTTTCACCGAAAGGGGACATTCTGGCGAGTGCAGGCTGGGATCGCACTATCCGAATTTGGGAAGTAGCAACAGGGCGTTGTCTGGCGACAATTGATGGACACCAGGGGGTGATCACTTCAATATCAATGAACCCCACTGGAAATTCATTTGCCACAGCAAGCCTGGACAAAACAGTTAGGTTGTGGGATCTACACAACTACCGCGAGCTGACTCAATACAGAATTCAACTACTGTCGGAACCTCCCACCAGCATCCCAACTGGTCCCGTGCCGAGCCCACAATCTGGATTAGCCACTGCAGAGACTGTGAAATATCGGGCAGATGACAGTTCCGGTTCAGCCAAGACAACCTCATATACCGCTGAAAATAATCCAAACCTCACACCACCGCAAGCTGTTCTGGGCGATATTCTGGGTCCGGTGATTCGGAACAGCAATAATGCCTCCCCTATTCTGCCTTCTATTCCCACCGATGACCAATTACCAGTCACCGAACCATTAATTCCCAAGGTGCCAACGAAAGAGACACCTCCCGCAACAGTGCCTGTAGCCCCCAAACAGGAAGCGCCCAAACCAACTGTGCCAGTAAAACCGCTTGAACTGCAAAAACAATTGCCACCCATGCCTGGTCAGGCAGGACTGAACGTTCCAGCAGTCAATCAACAATCCGCACCGTTACCACCCGCGCAATCACCACCTCCACTGCCGGATATCAATGACATAGCCACCCCCTTGGGTGCACCACCGCTGACGCCTTTTGAATTAGAGCAACTGGCAAAGTCTCAACAGTTATCCGTCCCAGACAGTCCGGCCAAACAAAATGAATTGCCACCCTCAGAGAAAAAAACGCAGGGCTGGGATTTCCTGCCTGATGTCTTGCGGGAATTATTTGTGCCGAAACAGGGTAAAACTGAAAAAATAGCACCTCCAATCGTGGAATCCTCTGAACCAGAAGTGGCTGGCCCATTTACCGTACCTACCGTGGGTACCGCACCACTCCCGAATGCCCCCACCCAGCCCGGCTCGACACCCACGATTGCCATCCCGGAAAACCTGGTGCGCGAACCAGTAATTCCCGTTAATAACCCCATTCTTGAAACACCCGTGGCTGAATTTCATTACGAAAGTCCCCCACCACTTCCGGTCATGGATCTCGATCCTGTACTCTCGAACGAACCGAACCCAATAAATGAGAGCAAAGCTGCAGAACTCCCCAATCTTCCGGATATGGCTGAAGGTTCTGCAATCGATGAAATTATGGCGAAGCCACTGCAGACTGATGCAGATAAAATTGATCCGTTCAGTGCTCCATCGGACATCATTCGCACACTGACTCCCACCAAGCGCTCCTCTCCTAAGATTGTCCGTGGGGCAGCCTTTAATGCACTTGCGGTCAACGCAGACGGCACTTTGCTTTGTGGATCCCGTGGCGATGGCTCGGTAATGATTTGGCAATTTCCTTCTGGAGAACTGTTCCAGGGTTTGCGAGGCCACAGTGGGGACGTGAATTGCGCTGCGTTTTCACCAGACGGTTCCGCGCTTGCAAGCGCAGGGTCGGACATGATTGTGCAACTCTGGGAGCTTGCCAGCGGAACCCAGGTGCGTGCCCTCAAGGGTCATATGGCACAAATCACTTCCATGGCTTTTTCACCCAACCGCAGGTGGCTCGCCACCGCCAGTTGGGATAAAACCATCAAAATCTGGGATTGGCTGTCTGGTAAAGAAGAATACACGCTGATTGGTCATTCCGACGGTGTTACTTCGCTTTCATTTTCTCCCGATGGTTCCGCACTTGTCTCTGGTGGGGAAGATGGTACGGCCCGTTTGTGGGATACCGAAACTTGCCGCGAAAGGTTCCTTGTGCGTGGCCATTACCGCGAAATTACCTCGGTGGCCTTTTCGCTGGAAGGGGAACGGTTCGCAACTGGTGGAGGAGATGGCCTGGTCAAACTGTGGGATGCCGGCGATGGCGAACAGTTGCTCAATATCCCAGCACACTCTCGTTCCGTAACGTCAATCGCGTTTGCCTCTGAAGCAGAGATGATTGCCACAGGTGGCTTTGACATGGCAGTACGGATCTGGAATGCCAACAACGGCCAGTCGATGATGGAATTGGTGGGACACACGGCACAAGTAACGGGCGTGGCGTTCAATCCCGACGCGAAGAGACTGTTCAGCTCAAGCTGGGATCGCTCCATTCGCATCTGGGATCCACTGAATGGACAACAGTTGGCTTTACTGACAGAACAAGGATTCGTGCCACAACCAGGAGTGGTATTACATCGTACTACGCCACCACGCATCCCACGCCCGACAATGGTGGCACCTCGCCCGAAACAGTTACCACCAATGACCAAAAGAACTCCATTACCATCGCAGGTACCATTGACCACGATGGCATCTGAGAGTACAAGAGCGGATGATGTATTGCCAATTGCAGAACCAGTTGATGTGCCGAACGCCAACGATTCGGTAATTCTCCGGAAGCAATCAGGCCTGATCCTTGCCAGCGTAGGTGGAGATACAGCAGTAAGGTTGTGGGATCTGCAAACCAAGACTGCCAAAGAACTTAGGGCACATTTGCGTGAGTCAACCTGCCTGCACTTCAGCCCGGACGGTCGTTGGTTGCTGACTGGTGCCGACGATGAAACCCTCCGTCTGTGGGATGTACAAACTGGCGAATTGCGATACAGTTTTGTGGGCCACTCCAGTGAAATCACCGCAGTCGCGTTTTCCAAAGATGGGCGTACCCTGGTTTCTGCCAGCAGCGATATGGCGGTCAAGTTCTGGGACCTGCCTTCTGGCAAAGAAACGTTTACATTCCATAATCACCGTGCGGAAGTGTTGGGGCTTGCTTTCAACTCCAATGGTCAGCGGTTAGCTACTTCAGGTCGCGATGGTACAATCAAAGTGTGGGAACTCCCCCACATGAACGAAGTTTGCACGCTGCGTGGGCATGATAAACTGGTGAAAACAATTTGTTTTTCACCTGACGGCAAACGTATTCTTTCCGGTAGCTGGGACCGCACCGCAATTTTGTGGAATTTGGAAACTCACACAATAATCAGACGATTTACCGACCACACCGCTGCCGTTGCAGGTGTTGGTTTTCTCGCTCCTGGCTTGGGCATTGCAACCGCCAGTTGGGATAAAAATGTGCGGATCTGGGATGTGGAAACTGGGCAATTGACACAAGTACTTACTGGACCGACAGATCGGATCTCCAGCATGAGCATCAGTCCCGATGGTGGGCTGGTGGCAGCCTCCAGTTGGGATGGAACAATTACGATCTGGGATATTTTGCGACCCGGTGAACGAACTGTGTTGAAATCGGAAGCTGGGCGGGTGCAGGATATTTGCTTTTCGAGACTGAATCCTGCCCAGTCTGGCTTGAGAAAACTGGTCAGTGCCACATAA
- a CDS encoding sialate O-acetylesterase: MKTLLFSSAVLLSAIFSTVGNAAVKLPSVFTSNMVLQRDKPIAIWGWADPEEKVEISFAGTKSLVDTTKEGKWFAELPAQKANATGQNLTIKASNTIELSDILIGDVWIGSGQSNMEWSLNASASPKETIAGANHPTIRLFHVPKVQAKEPANSINATWKICTPQNIPNFSAVLYHFGVRLQKDLDIPVGLINSSWGGSRIEPWTVTSSGSGGMYNGMIAPLVPLTFKGVIWYQGESNVSEGMKYYERKKALIEGWRTVFKNDMPFYFVQIAPWANYQPGKLPELWEAQVASLKIPGTGMAVTTDLVDNIKDIHPKNKFDVGNRLALWALAKTYGKKDLVYSGPLFQSAKADGAKMVLSFAHVADGLKSRDGKELSDFEIAGDDGVFVPATAEIVGKTVVVSSEKVKAPSQVRFGWSNTCNPNLINSAGLPASPFRTKDWQGGTGE, encoded by the coding sequence TTGAAAACGTTGTTGTTCAGTTCGGCAGTATTACTTTCGGCGATTTTCTCTACTGTTGGAAATGCTGCAGTAAAACTGCCTAGTGTGTTTACATCCAATATGGTTTTGCAAAGGGATAAACCCATTGCCATCTGGGGCTGGGCAGATCCGGAAGAAAAGGTAGAGATTTCTTTTGCTGGTACTAAATCCCTCGTTGATACCACCAAAGAAGGAAAATGGTTTGCCGAATTACCAGCTCAGAAGGCGAATGCCACCGGCCAGAATCTGACCATCAAAGCGTCGAACACCATTGAGCTTAGCGATATTCTGATTGGCGATGTCTGGATTGGTTCTGGGCAATCGAACATGGAATGGTCATTAAATGCTTCTGCCAGCCCGAAAGAGACAATTGCCGGTGCCAACCATCCCACAATCCGCCTGTTTCATGTGCCCAAAGTGCAGGCAAAGGAACCCGCTAACAGCATCAATGCAACCTGGAAAATCTGCACTCCACAGAATATCCCGAATTTTTCGGCAGTGTTGTACCACTTTGGTGTTCGTTTGCAGAAAGACCTGGATATTCCTGTGGGACTGATTAACAGCTCCTGGGGTGGATCTCGCATCGAACCGTGGACGGTTACCTCTTCTGGTTCCGGTGGGATGTACAACGGCATGATTGCCCCCTTGGTTCCGCTGACCTTCAAAGGGGTGATTTGGTATCAAGGCGAAAGCAACGTTTCCGAGGGAATGAAATACTACGAGCGTAAAAAAGCCTTGATTGAAGGCTGGCGAACTGTCTTCAAAAATGACATGCCATTTTACTTTGTGCAGATCGCACCGTGGGCAAATTATCAGCCCGGAAAACTGCCGGAATTGTGGGAGGCACAGGTTGCCAGTTTGAAAATACCAGGTACCGGCATGGCTGTTACGACCGATCTGGTAGATAACATCAAAGATATTCATCCCAAGAACAAGTTTGATGTGGGAAATCGACTAGCACTTTGGGCATTAGCAAAAACTTATGGTAAAAAAGACCTCGTTTATTCTGGTCCGCTTTTTCAATCTGCAAAAGCAGATGGTGCGAAAATGGTGCTGTCGTTTGCACACGTTGCCGATGGACTGAAATCGCGTGATGGCAAAGAATTGAGTGATTTTGAAATTGCCGGAGATGATGGCGTATTTGTGCCCGCTACCGCAGAAATTGTGGGCAAAACTGTCGTGGTAAGTTCCGAAAAAGTGAAAGCTCCTTCACAAGTTCGATTTGGCTGGAGCAATACATGCAATCCCAATTTGATTAACAGTGCAGGGTTACCAGCATCCCCATTCCGCACCAAAGATTGGCAAGGTGGCACTGGGGAATAA